CGCTGCTCTTCTTCGAGGTGAATGTCAGCTTCTCCTCTCCCTCCTTGTAGTCCACCAGAATCACGTCGCCCTGGTTTACCTCGGCTTTCAGAATCTCCTCCGCAATCGGGTCTTCGATGTACTTCTGGATGGCGCGGTTCAGCGGACGGGCACCGTATTTCGGGTCATATCCCTTCTCAGCCACAAAGTCTTTCGCCTCTTTGGTGAGCTCGATGGTGTATCCAAGGGCTTCCACACGCGTGAACAGCTTGCTCAGCGACAGTTCGATGATCTTGTGCATGTCCTCCCGGCTCAGCGAGTTGAACACGATCACATCGTCCAGGCGGTTGAGGAACTCGGGAGAGAACGTTTTCTTCAGGGCGCTTGCTATAGTGCCCTTCATGATATCGTCCACGTTCTCCTGCTTCGTCTTCGACATGAAACCGATACCGGCCCCAAAGTCCTGCAGGTCGCGGGCCCCGATGTTTGAGGTCATGATGATGATCGTATTACGGAAGTCGACCTTGCGGCCAAGACCGTCCGTCAGGATACCATCGTCCAGCACCTGCAAGAGCAGGTTATATACATCCGGGTGCGCTTTCTCAATCTCGTCCAGCAAAACCACAGAGTACGGCTTGCGGCGGATCTTCTCCGTCAGCTGACCGCCTTCTTCATAACCCACATATCCCGGAGGCGCTCCCACTAAGCGAGACACACTGAATTTCTCCATGTACTCACTCATGTCGATGCGCACCAGCGAATCCTCTTTATCGAACAGGTACGTGGCCAGCACTTTCGCAAGCTCTGTTTTACCGACACCGGTCGGGCCCAGGAACACGAACGAACCGATTGGCTTCTTCGGGTCTTTCAGACCAACGCGCGTACGCTGGATGGCTTTCACCAACTGGCCGATCGCTTTGTCCTGGCCAATCACCTTGCCTCTGAGCTCTTCGCCCATGTTCAGGAGCTTCACGCCTTCTTTCTGCGCGATACGCTTTACCGGGATACCTGTCATCATGGCAATGACCTCTGCCACATTTTCCTCTTTCACGGTATAGCGCTTCTTCTTGGTCTCTTCTTCCCAGTTCTTCTTGGCTGTGTCGAGCTGGTCGATGAGCTTTTTCTCCTTATCACGCAGTTGGGCCGCCTCTTCGTACTTCTGGCTCTTCACCACGCGGTTCTTCTCCACCTTGATGTTCTCGATCTGCTCCTCGAGTTTCAGGATATCTTCCGGCACAATGATGTTGTTGATGTGTACGCGGGCACCGGCCTCGTCCATCACGTCTATCGCCTTGTCTGGCAGGAAGCGGTCGCTCATATAGCGGTCGCTGAACTTCACGCAGGCCTCAATCGCCTTGTCGGTGTAGTTGACGTGGTGGTGGTCCTGGTACTTGTCCTTGATGTTGTTCAGGATCTCGATCGTCTCCTCCGGCGTGGTCGGATCCACCATCACAATCTGGAAACGACGGGCCAGAGCGCCGTCTTTCTCGATGTACTGGCGGTACTCGTCAAGCGTAGTGGCGCCGATGCACTGGATCTCGCCGCGGGCAAGGGCTGGCTTGAACATGTTGGAAGCGTCCAGCGAGCCGGAAGCGCCACCGGCACCCACAATCGTGTGCAACTCATCAATGAACAGGATCACGTCCGGAGACTTCTCCAGTTCGTTCATCACCGCCTTCATGCGCTCCTCGAACTGGCCACGGTATTTTGTGCCAGCCACCAGAGAGGCAAGATCCAGGGTTACCACGCGCTTGTTGAACAGCACGCGGCTTACTTTCTTCTGGATGATGCGCAGGGCAAGGCCCTCGGCAATGGCAGTTTTACCAACGCCCGGCTCACCAATCAGGATAGGGTTGTTCTTCTTGCGGCGGCTCAGTACCTGGGCCACGCGCTCTATTTCTTTTTCACGGCCCACTATCGGGTCCAGTTTGTCTTCTTCTGCCAGCTTCGTCAGGTCGCGGCCAAAGTTGTCGAGCACCGGGGTGCGCGACTTCTCACCAGCC
This window of the Pontibacter russatus genome carries:
- a CDS encoding ATP-dependent Clp protease ATP-binding subunit, whose amino-acid sequence is MEAKFSNRVKEVISLSREEAIRLGHDYIGTEHLVLGMIREGEGTAIALLKKLGVSIDELKYALEQATRNTATQSSNITGSIPLTKQTEKVLKITYLEAKIFKSDIIGTEHLLLSILRDEDNISSQILAKFNVNYEAIRDSLDYHSNNPLASSDTDDSDDSDKLFGSSSSRAGSSASKKAGEKSRTPVLDNFGRDLTKLAEEDKLDPIVGREKEIERVAQVLSRRKKNNPILIGEPGVGKTAIAEGLALRIIQKKVSRVLFNKRVVTLDLASLVAGTKYRGQFEERMKAVMNELEKSPDVILFIDELHTIVGAGGASGSLDASNMFKPALARGEIQCIGATTLDEYRQYIEKDGALARRFQIVMVDPTTPEETIEILNNIKDKYQDHHHVNYTDKAIEACVKFSDRYMSDRFLPDKAIDVMDEAGARVHINNIIVPEDILKLEEQIENIKVEKNRVVKSQKYEEAAQLRDKEKKLIDQLDTAKKNWEEETKKKRYTVKEENVAEVIAMMTGIPVKRIAQKEGVKLLNMGEELRGKVIGQDKAIGQLVKAIQRTRVGLKDPKKPIGSFVFLGPTGVGKTELAKVLATYLFDKEDSLVRIDMSEYMEKFSVSRLVGAPPGYVGYEEGGQLTEKIRRKPYSVVLLDEIEKAHPDVYNLLLQVLDDGILTDGLGRKVDFRNTIIIMTSNIGARDLQDFGAGIGFMSKTKQENVDDIMKGTIASALKKTFSPEFLNRLDDVIVFNSLSREDMHKIIELSLSKLFTRVEALGYTIELTKEAKDFVAEKGYDPKYGARPLNRAIQKYIEDPIAEEILKAEVNQGDVILVDYKEGEEKLTFTSKKSSGKKAKSASDEEETEPTKSTDADKTKE